In Nocardia sputorum, a single genomic region encodes these proteins:
- a CDS encoding TetR/AcrR family transcriptional regulator — MARSVVAKQQRRTQEQRSTEMRTRLLDATVDCLVEYGYSGTTTPRVAERAGVTRGAQVHHFGSKTDLVVAAISHLAQLRAETAMREMSRVETGDDPVAAALEFLWDLHQGPLFIATVELWVAGRTDPVLAAAMEKVEPFVNNAVLLAVARFVPDDVRRKEARDFIYTAMDALRGILISNFIDPDDERARRRWRRASAHLHEIAGRALAARSEPSSPDPARPDSDGHRG; from the coding sequence ATGGCCAGGAGCGTAGTCGCGAAACAGCAGCGCCGGACGCAGGAGCAGCGCAGCACCGAGATGCGCACCCGCTTGCTGGACGCGACGGTGGACTGCCTGGTCGAGTACGGATACTCCGGCACCACGACGCCCCGGGTAGCCGAACGCGCCGGGGTGACCCGCGGGGCCCAAGTGCATCACTTCGGCTCGAAAACCGATCTCGTGGTGGCCGCGATCAGTCATCTCGCGCAGTTGCGCGCCGAAACCGCCATGCGGGAGATGTCGCGGGTCGAAACCGGCGACGATCCGGTGGCGGCGGCACTGGAGTTCCTGTGGGACCTGCATCAAGGTCCGCTGTTCATCGCGACCGTGGAACTGTGGGTGGCGGGACGGACCGACCCGGTGCTCGCCGCGGCGATGGAGAAGGTCGAGCCGTTCGTCAACAACGCCGTCTTGCTGGCGGTCGCCCGGTTCGTGCCGGACGACGTGCGCCGCAAGGAAGCGCGCGACTTCATCTACACGGCCATGGACGCGCTGCGCGGCATCCTGATCTCCAACTTCATCGACCCCGACGACGAGCGCGCCCGTCGCCGATGGCGGCGCGCCTCGGCGCACCTGCACGAGATCGCCGGTCGGGCCCTCGCCGCCCGCTCCGAACCTTCCTCACCCGACCCGGCGCGTCCGGATTCCGACGGGCACCGCGGGTGA
- a CDS encoding MFS transporter, translated as MTVTETATAVQAPRTAAGSARWLALAVIALAQLMVVLDATIVTISLPFAQRDLDISDGNRQWMLTAYTLIFGGLLLLGGRLADYLGRRRIFIIGLIGFAGASALAGLAQNGAELFAGRALQGAFAALLAPAALSLLSVTFTEPGERATAFGVFAGISAGGAALGLIAGGALTEYASWRWCLLVNTPIALIALFGALAWVAKDVPAPRSGGYDVPGAVTVTLGLIAIVYGFSRAADDGWLAGSTLALLVAGLVLLAAFVAIERRSSNPLLPLHIPGEINRGGAFLAALLIPIAMFAMFLFLSYYFQITLGYSALKAGFAFLPFPAGIAISAGVTSALLPKLGPRPLMLAGAVLGVIGLLLLAQLGYGDSFLAGVLPAQVLIALGMGPLFVGMQTVALHQVEEEDSGVASALLNAAQQVGGAVGTALLTTISVQVAKSFAQDNPGIDNLAARAAIHSYDVAFYVGAGFFLAAIPIIALMIRDRPENLIEGSEEGTRIPVAV; from the coding sequence ATGACCGTGACGGAAACGGCAACGGCGGTGCAGGCGCCGCGGACAGCGGCCGGTTCGGCGCGCTGGCTCGCGCTGGCAGTGATCGCATTGGCCCAGCTCATGGTGGTGCTGGACGCCACCATCGTGACCATCTCGCTGCCGTTCGCGCAGCGTGATCTCGACATCAGCGACGGCAACCGGCAATGGATGCTCACCGCCTACACGCTGATCTTCGGCGGCTTGCTGCTGCTGGGCGGCAGGTTGGCCGATTACCTCGGCCGGCGCCGCATCTTCATCATCGGCCTGATCGGTTTCGCGGGCGCTTCGGCGCTGGCCGGTCTCGCGCAGAACGGCGCGGAACTGTTCGCCGGGCGCGCGTTGCAAGGCGCGTTCGCCGCGCTGCTCGCCCCGGCGGCGCTCTCGCTGCTGTCGGTGACCTTCACCGAACCGGGTGAGCGGGCCACCGCGTTCGGCGTGTTCGCGGGTATCTCCGCGGGTGGTGCGGCGCTCGGCCTGATCGCGGGCGGCGCGCTCACCGAATACGCCTCCTGGCGCTGGTGCTTGCTGGTCAACACCCCGATCGCGCTCATCGCGCTGTTCGGTGCGCTGGCCTGGGTCGCCAAGGACGTGCCCGCGCCGCGCAGCGGGGGATACGACGTGCCCGGTGCCGTCACGGTGACGCTCGGCCTGATCGCCATCGTGTACGGCTTCAGCCGCGCCGCCGACGACGGCTGGCTGGCCGGCAGCACCCTCGCGCTGCTCGTCGCCGGGCTGGTCCTGCTCGCCGCCTTCGTCGCGATCGAACGGCGCTCGTCGAACCCGCTGCTGCCGCTGCACATTCCGGGTGAGATCAACCGGGGCGGCGCGTTCCTCGCCGCGCTGCTCATCCCGATCGCGATGTTCGCGATGTTCCTGTTCCTGAGCTACTACTTCCAGATCACGCTGGGCTACTCCGCGCTGAAGGCGGGCTTCGCGTTCCTGCCGTTCCCGGCGGGCATCGCGATCTCGGCGGGTGTCACCAGCGCCCTGCTCCCGAAGCTCGGCCCGCGGCCGCTGATGCTGGCCGGCGCCGTGCTCGGTGTCATCGGCCTGCTGCTGCTGGCCCAGCTCGGCTACGGCGACAGCTTCCTCGCCGGGGTGCTGCCGGCTCAGGTGCTCATCGCGCTCGGCATGGGTCCGCTGTTCGTCGGGATGCAGACGGTCGCGCTGCATCAGGTGGAGGAAGAGGACTCCGGCGTCGCCTCCGCGCTGCTGAACGCGGCGCAGCAGGTTGGCGGTGCGGTCGGGACGGCGCTGCTGACCACGATCTCGGTGCAGGTGGCCAAGTCCTTCGCGCAGGACAACCCGGGCATCGACAACCTGGCCGCGCGTGCCGCGATCCACAGCTACGACGTCGCCTTCTATGTGGGCGCCGGGTTCTTCCTCGCGGCCATCCCGATCATCGCCCTGATGATCCGGGACCGGCCGGAGAACCTCATCGAGGGTTCCGAGGAAGGAACCCGGATTCCGGTCGCGGTCTGA
- a CDS encoding MFS transporter — MLALALGGFGIGTTEFVTMGLLPDIASAVHVSEPTAGHAVSAYALGVVIGAPLIAALCARVPRKRLLVALMVAFTVGNAATVLAPSFGMLVLARFVSGLPHGAYFGVASLAAATLAPVGQRAKAVAGVMLGLSAANVVGVPAATWLGQHLGWRDAFVVVALIGVTTVAALLRFVPELTGVTVTDPMTELGALRRPQVLLTLLVGAVGFGGMFAVYTYIATTLTDVAGLRAGAVPLVLMLFGVGMVIGNIAGGVLADRGVDRAISVSMVAMTVILGGFVAAAHNPYTAAFGALLVGASGAALAPGLQTRLMDVAADAQTLAAALNHAALNIANAAGAWLGGLVIAAGLGYTAPAVVGAALAAIGFLLFTATVWTARGSCSAGHKERAAR; from the coding sequence ATGCTGGCGCTGGCCCTCGGCGGATTCGGGATCGGGACGACCGAGTTCGTCACCATGGGTTTGCTGCCGGACATCGCGTCGGCCGTGCACGTCTCCGAGCCGACCGCGGGACATGCGGTGTCGGCCTACGCGCTCGGTGTGGTGATCGGCGCGCCCCTGATCGCGGCGTTGTGCGCGCGGGTGCCGCGCAAGCGCCTGCTCGTGGCGCTCATGGTGGCGTTCACCGTCGGAAACGCGGCGACCGTGCTGGCGCCCTCGTTCGGGATGTTGGTCCTGGCGCGGTTCGTCTCCGGATTGCCGCACGGTGCCTATTTCGGCGTCGCCTCGCTGGCCGCCGCCACTCTCGCCCCGGTAGGGCAGCGAGCCAAGGCAGTTGCTGGAGTTATGCTGGGATTGAGCGCCGCCAATGTCGTCGGCGTTCCCGCAGCTACCTGGCTCGGCCAGCATCTCGGCTGGCGGGACGCGTTCGTAGTGGTCGCGCTGATCGGGGTGACCACCGTAGCCGCGCTACTGCGCTTCGTCCCCGAACTCACCGGTGTCACGGTGACCGATCCGATGACCGAACTCGGCGCGCTGCGCCGTCCACAGGTGCTGTTGACGCTGCTGGTGGGCGCCGTCGGATTCGGCGGCATGTTCGCCGTCTACACCTACATCGCGACCACGCTCACCGACGTCGCCGGTCTGCGCGCCGGCGCGGTCCCGTTGGTGCTGATGTTGTTCGGCGTGGGCATGGTGATCGGGAACATCGCCGGCGGTGTGCTCGCCGATCGCGGTGTGGACCGGGCCATCTCCGTGTCGATGGTCGCGATGACCGTCATCCTCGGCGGCTTCGTCGCCGCCGCGCACAACCCGTACACCGCGGCCTTCGGCGCGTTGCTGGTCGGCGCGTCCGGGGCCGCGCTTGCGCCCGGCCTGCAAACCCGCTTGATGGACGTGGCAGCCGACGCCCAGACCCTCGCCGCCGCCCTCAACCACGCCGCTCTGAACATCGCCAACGCCGCAGGCGCCTGGCTGGGTGGCCTGGTCATCGCCGCGGGCCTGGGCTACACGGCGCCAGCCGTGGTCGGCGCCGCCCTGGCCGCGATCGGCTTCTTGTTGTTCACGGCGACCGTCTGGACCGCGCGCGGATCATGCTCGGCCGGGCACAAGGAGCGAGCGGCGCGGTAG
- a CDS encoding DUF167 domain-containing protein: protein MPTVVRATIKPNSRKGPLVETLDDGSLRLYVRAPAVEGKANKAAVELLAEHYRVPKSAVRLAAGATSRFKRFEIDLP, encoded by the coding sequence GTGCCGACGGTGGTAAGGGCGACGATCAAGCCGAACAGCCGTAAGGGCCCGCTGGTGGAAACCCTCGACGACGGTAGTCTGCGGCTGTACGTGCGGGCTCCCGCCGTCGAGGGGAAAGCCAACAAGGCGGCCGTCGAATTGCTCGCCGAGCACTACCGAGTCCCCAAGTCCGCCGTCCGGCTGGCCGCGGGCGCGACATCCCGCTTCAAGCGCTTCGAAATCGACCTGCCGTGA
- a CDS encoding DUF3017 domain-containing protein — MVVVTLVIVVAVVFVASDRWRRGAFFFGGATLLAAAFRLCLPTARVGLLAVRSKPFDVGALTLLGSSILFLAATINTLGVG, encoded by the coding sequence ATGGTGGTTGTGACGCTGGTCATCGTGGTGGCGGTGGTGTTCGTCGCGTCCGATCGGTGGCGGCGCGGGGCGTTCTTCTTCGGTGGGGCGACGTTGCTGGCGGCGGCGTTCCGGCTGTGCCTGCCGACCGCGCGGGTGGGGCTGCTGGCGGTGCGCAGCAAGCCCTTCGACGTCGGCGCGCTGACCCTGCTCGGGTCGAGCATCCTGTTTCTCGCCGCCACGATCAACACGCTCGGCGTCGGCTGA
- a CDS encoding nitroreductase family protein: protein METQTLSVADAIRGRRTVRHYRPDPVAPELIEELLELAMQAPSAWNMQDRSIVVVTSESGRAALSEAAFGQPQPKEAPVVLVFVADAAAWRAANADIAELAGRNGAWNAEFTAMFDTRAEYLALERHGLLRENAVKNAMIAATYAMLAATGLGLASAPMNGWDPALVKQAIGIGDRDDLAIAVLVTVGYSDTVPPHPGRRPRERTVFAERYPAAH, encoded by the coding sequence ATGGAAACGCAAACACTTTCGGTGGCCGACGCGATCCGTGGGCGTCGCACGGTACGGCACTACCGCCCGGACCCGGTGGCGCCCGAGCTGATCGAGGAGTTGCTCGAGCTGGCGATGCAAGCGCCGAGCGCGTGGAACATGCAGGACCGGTCGATCGTGGTGGTGACGAGTGAATCCGGCCGCGCCGCGCTGTCGGAGGCGGCGTTCGGCCAGCCGCAGCCGAAGGAAGCGCCGGTGGTGCTGGTCTTCGTCGCCGATGCCGCCGCCTGGCGAGCGGCCAACGCCGACATCGCCGAACTGGCCGGCCGCAACGGCGCGTGGAACGCCGAGTTCACCGCCATGTTCGACACGCGCGCCGAGTACTTGGCACTGGAGCGGCACGGGCTGCTGCGGGAGAACGCCGTCAAGAACGCGATGATCGCCGCCACCTACGCGATGCTCGCCGCCACCGGCCTCGGCTTGGCCTCGGCGCCGATGAACGGCTGGGACCCCGCGCTGGTGAAACAAGCCATCGGCATCGGCGATCGCGACGATCTCGCCATCGCGGTGCTGGTCACCGTCGGCTACAGCGACACCGTCCCACCGCACCCCGGCCGCCGCCCGCGGGAGCGAACGGTCTTCGCCGAGCGATATCCCGCTGCCCACTGA
- a CDS encoding tRNA (cytidine(34)-2'-O)-methyltransferase — protein MFHLMFHEPCIPPNTGNAIRLVAGTGCHLHLIEPLGFDLSEPKLRRAGLDYHDLASVTVHPNLTAAWETLRPERVFAFTTQATTRFTEVAYQENDVLLFGTEPTGLPAEVLADPHVTDRLRIPMLPGRRSMNLSNAAAVTVYEAWRQLGFPGGV, from the coding sequence GTGTTCCATCTGATGTTCCACGAGCCGTGCATTCCGCCGAATACCGGCAACGCGATCCGGTTGGTCGCGGGGACCGGGTGTCATCTGCATCTGATCGAGCCGTTGGGGTTCGATCTGTCGGAGCCGAAGTTGCGCCGGGCCGGGTTGGATTACCACGATCTGGCGTCGGTGACGGTGCACCCGAATCTGACGGCGGCGTGGGAGACGTTGCGACCGGAGCGGGTTTTCGCGTTCACCACGCAGGCCACCACCCGGTTCACGGAGGTGGCCTACCAGGAGAACGACGTGCTGCTGTTCGGCACGGAACCCACCGGCCTGCCCGCGGAGGTGCTGGCCGACCCGCACGTCACCGACCGGCTGCGCATCCCGATGCTGCCCGGCCGCCGCTCCATGAACCTGTCCAACGCGGCCGCGGTCACCGTCTATGAAGCGTGGCGCCAACTGGGCTTTCCCGGCGGCGTATAG
- the metX gene encoding homoserine O-acetyltransferase MetX translates to MTVGTEASARTSGVALPPPDGRLGTIAIGDVRLENGAVIPDVHLAVQRWGELSPGLDNVVLVEHALTGDSHVVGKPDDVHPMPGWWDGMVGPGAPLDTDEWCVIATNVLGGCKGSTGPSSLAPDGKPWGARFPEISIRDQVTAEAALFDLLGIERLAAVVGGSMGGMRVLEWMVGSPERVAAALVLAVGARATADQIGTQTTQIAAIKADPDWQGGDYHGTGRAPTTGMALARRIAHLTYRTEFELDHRFENKPQDDEDPWHGGRYAVQSYLDHQAEKLCKRFDPATYVLLTEAMNRHDVGRGRGGIEAALAATPVPCVVGGVDSDRLYPLRTQQELADLLPGCDGLDVVHSRDGHDGFLTEAAAVSKLLTETMRLARDVVRPER, encoded by the coding sequence GTGACCGTGGGCACCGAAGCGAGCGCACGGACCTCCGGCGTCGCCCTGCCGCCCCCGGATGGGCGGCTCGGCACCATCGCCATCGGGGACGTGCGACTGGAGAATGGCGCGGTGATCCCGGACGTCCACTTGGCGGTGCAGCGCTGGGGCGAGCTCTCGCCCGGCCTGGACAACGTCGTGCTGGTCGAACACGCGCTGACCGGCGACTCACACGTCGTCGGAAAGCCCGACGACGTGCACCCGATGCCCGGCTGGTGGGACGGCATGGTCGGACCTGGTGCGCCGCTGGACACCGATGAATGGTGCGTGATCGCGACGAACGTGCTCGGCGGCTGCAAGGGCAGCACCGGGCCCTCCAGCCTCGCCCCGGACGGAAAGCCCTGGGGCGCAAGATTTCCCGAAATATCCATTCGCGATCAGGTGACCGCCGAGGCGGCTCTGTTCGACCTGCTCGGCATCGAGCGGCTCGCCGCCGTTGTCGGCGGGTCGATGGGCGGCATGCGGGTGCTCGAGTGGATGGTGGGGTCGCCGGAGCGGGTCGCCGCAGCACTGGTGCTCGCGGTCGGCGCCCGCGCCACCGCCGACCAGATCGGCACCCAGACCACCCAGATCGCGGCGATCAAGGCCGATCCGGACTGGCAGGGCGGCGACTATCACGGCACCGGCCGTGCCCCGACGACGGGCATGGCCCTGGCCCGCCGGATCGCGCACCTGACCTACCGCACCGAATTCGAGCTGGATCACCGGTTCGAGAACAAGCCGCAGGACGACGAGGACCCGTGGCACGGCGGCCGCTACGCTGTGCAGAGCTACCTGGACCACCAGGCCGAAAAGCTCTGTAAGCGTTTCGATCCCGCCACCTACGTGCTGCTGACCGAAGCGATGAACCGCCACGACGTCGGTCGCGGCCGGGGCGGCATCGAGGCGGCGCTCGCGGCGACGCCGGTGCCGTGCGTGGTCGGCGGCGTCGACTCCGACCGGCTGTACCCGCTGCGGACCCAGCAGGAACTCGCCGATCTGCTGCCCGGCTGCGATGGGCTGGACGTCGTGCACTCACGCGACGGGCACGACGGATTCCTCACCGAAGCGGCGGCGGTGTCGAAGCTGCTGACCGAGACCATGCGCCTGGCCCGGGACGTGGTGCGGCCCGAACGCTGA
- a CDS encoding DUF4349 domain-containing protein, which translates to MRKLAVLCVGVLGLVLLAGCGDDDARPARDRSSTVVTGPAAPAIVPPGAHELAPPKRDNNSGGEPVSTRKEVVTGSVEITADAPVAAAGTIIDQVRAAGGRVDSRTEQPGTDDTEPSATLVVRLPADKTDAFITGLGGVGQVTRVTTNRDDVTMQWEDLDARIRALQASVERLRALIAGATSTSDLLAAEQALSGRQGELDSLTAQKRRLDDQVALSTLTIEITTDRDGPGDDPDNFWDGIVAGWNSLVDWLQDAVVFSGKAIPWLGFLAAVAAVLWGVARLVRRRRKPAPRREESAQAPAEPASSAADGAQTSAGGKSADGGKGDDQAEQP; encoded by the coding sequence ATGAGGAAGCTTGCTGTGCTGTGTGTCGGCGTGCTGGGGTTGGTTCTGCTCGCCGGTTGCGGTGACGACGACGCGAGACCCGCGCGGGACCGGTCGTCGACGGTGGTCACCGGTCCCGCCGCCCCAGCGATCGTGCCGCCGGGAGCACACGAGCTGGCGCCGCCGAAGCGGGACAACAACTCCGGCGGCGAACCGGTGTCCACGCGCAAGGAGGTGGTGACCGGCAGCGTCGAGATCACCGCCGACGCGCCGGTCGCCGCGGCGGGCACGATCATCGACCAGGTGCGCGCCGCGGGCGGCCGGGTCGACAGCCGCACCGAGCAGCCCGGCACCGACGACACCGAGCCCAGCGCCACGCTGGTCGTCCGCCTGCCCGCCGACAAGACCGACGCGTTCATCACGGGTCTCGGCGGGGTCGGGCAGGTCACCCGGGTCACCACCAACCGCGACGACGTCACCATGCAGTGGGAGGACCTGGACGCGCGGATCAGGGCCTTGCAAGCGTCGGTGGAGCGGCTGCGCGCGCTTATCGCGGGCGCCACCAGCACCTCCGACCTGCTCGCCGCCGAGCAAGCGCTGTCGGGCCGCCAGGGTGAGCTGGACAGTCTCACCGCGCAGAAGCGACGCCTCGATGACCAGGTCGCCTTGTCCACGCTGACCATCGAGATCACCACCGACCGCGACGGGCCCGGCGACGACCCGGACAATTTCTGGGACGGCATCGTCGCCGGCTGGAATTCCCTGGTGGACTGGCTGCAGGACGCCGTCGTGTTCAGCGGCAAGGCGATTCCGTGGCTCGGCTTCCTCGCTGCGGTGGCCGCCGTGCTGTGGGGTGTCGCCCGGCTGGTGCGGCGGCGTCGGAAGCCCGCGCCGCGTAGGGAAGAATCGGCGCAGGCTCCCGCGGAGCCCGCGAGCAGCGCCGCGGACGGCGCGCAGACCAGCGCAGGAGGCAAGAGTGCCGACGGTGGTAAGGGCGACGATCAAGCCGAACAGCCGTAA
- a CDS encoding TetR family transcriptional regulator: MLESSAPMGASAAADRAASAPPTTGLRERKKQQTRLRIIAAALDLCDTQGFDATTIEQIAHVADVSPRTINRYFDNKEDIVLGPVQDFGRTIAETLRELPRTGNELEALRTAFLHVVDRAAEAGDADPLSFRQFQQIQRILRSSPSVSARSMEHADDKNTAIAAVVAERLGTTPDARPVRLIVGTWQLIGHIGMECSDDTFLDEDLSAAARAGRAAFTEAYDEFVRACCGAQNAADQ; this comes from the coding sequence ATGCTCGAGTCATCGGCGCCGATGGGCGCGAGCGCAGCGGCCGACCGCGCCGCGAGCGCCCCACCGACCACAGGGCTGCGCGAACGCAAAAAGCAGCAGACGAGGTTGCGCATCATCGCGGCCGCCTTGGATCTGTGCGATACGCAGGGCTTCGACGCGACCACGATCGAGCAGATCGCCCACGTGGCGGACGTCTCACCGCGCACGATCAATCGCTATTTCGACAACAAGGAGGACATCGTCCTCGGGCCGGTCCAGGACTTCGGCCGCACCATCGCCGAGACGCTGCGCGAGCTGCCCCGCACGGGCAACGAACTCGAGGCGCTGCGCACGGCCTTCCTGCACGTGGTCGATCGGGCCGCCGAGGCCGGCGATGCCGATCCGCTGTCGTTCCGGCAGTTCCAGCAGATACAGCGCATCCTGCGCAGCAGCCCTTCGGTCAGCGCGCGCAGCATGGAACACGCCGACGACAAGAACACCGCGATCGCGGCGGTGGTCGCCGAGCGTCTGGGCACCACACCCGACGCGCGTCCCGTGCGGCTCATCGTCGGCACCTGGCAACTGATCGGCCACATCGGCATGGAATGCTCGGACGACACATTCCTGGACGAGGACCTGTCGGCCGCGGCCAGGGCGGGGCGCGCCGCGTTCACCGAGGCCTACGACGAGTTCGTCCGCGCCTGCTGCGGGGCGCAGAACGCCGCGGACCAGTGA
- a CDS encoding NADP-dependent isocitrate dehydrogenase: MSKIKVEGTVVELDGDEMTRIIWQFIKDKLIHPYLDVNLEYYDLGIEYRDKTDDQVTVDAAEAIKRHGVGVKCATITPDEARVKEFGLKKMWRSPNGTIRNILGGTIFRAPIIISNVPRLVPGWTKPIIIGRHAFGDQYRATDFKVFQGGTVTLTFTPDDGSEPIVHEVVKMPEDGGVVMGMYNFRKSIEDFARASFNYGLQQNYPVYMSTKNTILKAYDGMFKDTFQDIFDAEFKSQFDAAGLTYEHRLIDDMVASSMKWEGGYVWACKNYDGDVQSDTVAQGFGSLGLMTSVLLTPDGQTCEAEAAHGTVTRHYRQHQQGKPTSTNPIASIFAWTRGLEHRGKLDNTPEVIGFAQTLEDVVIKTVEGGQMTKDLALLVGGDQGYLSTEEFLGALDANLARALR; this comes from the coding sequence ATGTCCAAGATCAAGGTTGAAGGCACCGTCGTAGAACTCGACGGCGACGAGATGACCCGGATCATCTGGCAGTTCATCAAGGACAAGCTGATCCACCCGTATCTCGATGTGAACCTGGAGTACTACGACCTCGGCATCGAGTACCGGGACAAGACAGACGACCAGGTCACCGTCGACGCCGCCGAAGCCATCAAGCGGCACGGCGTCGGTGTGAAGTGCGCCACCATCACCCCGGACGAGGCGCGGGTCAAGGAATTCGGCCTCAAGAAGATGTGGCGCTCGCCCAACGGCACCATCCGCAACATCCTGGGCGGCACGATCTTCCGCGCCCCGATCATCATCTCGAACGTTCCCCGGCTGGTTCCGGGCTGGACCAAGCCGATCATCATCGGCCGCCACGCCTTCGGCGACCAGTACCGCGCCACCGATTTCAAGGTGTTCCAGGGCGGCACCGTCACCTTGACCTTCACCCCGGACGACGGCAGCGAGCCGATCGTGCACGAGGTCGTGAAGATGCCCGAGGACGGCGGCGTCGTCATGGGCATGTACAACTTCCGCAAGTCGATCGAGGATTTCGCGCGGGCGTCGTTCAACTACGGCCTGCAGCAGAACTACCCGGTGTACATGTCGACGAAGAACACCATCCTCAAGGCCTACGACGGCATGTTCAAGGACACCTTCCAGGACATCTTCGACGCCGAGTTCAAGAGCCAGTTCGACGCGGCGGGCCTCACCTACGAGCACCGCCTGATCGACGACATGGTCGCCTCCTCGATGAAGTGGGAGGGCGGCTACGTCTGGGCGTGCAAGAACTACGACGGCGACGTGCAGTCCGACACGGTGGCCCAGGGCTTCGGTTCGCTCGGCCTGATGACGTCGGTGCTGCTCACTCCGGACGGGCAGACCTGTGAGGCCGAGGCCGCGCACGGCACCGTCACCCGGCACTACCGCCAGCACCAGCAGGGCAAGCCGACCTCGACCAACCCGATCGCGTCCATCTTCGCCTGGACCCGCGGGCTCGAGCATCGCGGCAAGCTCGACAACACCCCCGAGGTGATCGGGTTCGCGCAGACCCTGGAAGACGTCGTCATCAAGACCGTCGAGGGCGGCCAGATGACCAAGGACCTCGCGCTGCTCGTCGGCGGTGACCAGGGCTACCTGAGCACCGAGGAGTTCCTCGGCGCGCTGGACGCCAATTTGGCTCGCGCACTGCGCTGA
- a CDS encoding winged helix-turn-helix transcriptional regulator codes for MSTFVASSGLPSDVYSAKCPTREVLDHIAGKWTVLIIDALADGTLRYTDLRHRIEGISQKMLTQTLRQLENDGFVTRTVHPTVPPRVDYTLTELGHSLRTPIAALREWIETNINQIEAARRGAAL; via the coding sequence GTGTCCACCTTCGTCGCAAGTTCCGGCCTGCCCTCCGACGTGTACTCCGCGAAGTGCCCGACGCGGGAGGTTCTCGACCACATCGCGGGCAAGTGGACGGTGCTCATCATCGACGCGCTCGCCGACGGCACCCTGCGCTACACCGACCTGCGCCACCGCATCGAGGGGATCTCGCAGAAGATGCTGACGCAGACGTTGCGGCAATTGGAGAACGACGGATTCGTCACCCGCACGGTGCATCCCACCGTCCCGCCGCGGGTGGACTACACGCTCACCGAACTCGGCCACAGTCTGCGCACGCCGATCGCCGCGCTGCGGGAATGGATCGAAACCAACATCAACCAGATCGAAGCCGCGCGGCGGGGCGCGGCGCTCTGA